A single region of the Sphingobium sp. TKS genome encodes:
- a CDS encoding DUF805 domain-containing protein — MLPVQPCPFGFGFITSCIKETQMVDTEALQNLEKLNQLKNDGIISDAEFERSKERLLFGRTERKPAQPTSSGNLAPDDHVGWMILPLKRYAQFTGRASRKEFWMFQLVSVALVLLTVTIAAIDQNDFGESGLIGNLMLVVLVLGLLGLLIPQLAVQARRFHDQNRSGWFVLLNFIPYIGALIVLVMMVIDGTPGENRFGPNPKDA; from the coding sequence ATGCTGCCTGTTCAGCCGTGCCCGTTCGGGTTCGGTTTCATTACCTCATGCATAAAGGAAACGCAGATGGTCGATACTGAGGCCTTGCAGAATCTCGAAAAACTGAATCAGCTCAAGAATGACGGCATCATTTCCGACGCCGAGTTCGAACGGTCCAAGGAACGGCTGCTGTTTGGCCGGACTGAAAGGAAACCAGCGCAACCCACGTCATCGGGTAATCTTGCGCCGGACGACCATGTCGGCTGGATGATTTTGCCACTGAAGCGGTACGCCCAGTTCACCGGCCGCGCGAGCCGTAAGGAATTTTGGATGTTCCAGTTGGTGTCGGTCGCATTGGTGCTGCTGACAGTGACGATCGCAGCCATCGATCAGAACGACTTTGGCGAAAGCGGATTGATCGGCAACCTCATGTTGGTGGTGTTGGTCCTGGGACTGCTCGGTCTACTGATTCCGCAACTGGCGGTGCAGGCCCGACGGTTCCACGATCAGAATCGGTCCGGCTGGTTCGTCCTGCTGAACTTCATTCCCTACATCGGCGCGCTAATCGTGCTGGTCATGATGGTGATCGATGGGACGCCCGGCGAGAACCGTTTCGGACCCAATCCCAAAGACGCCTGA
- a CDS encoding AIPR family protein → MDRITEALLAGFSKEHSLEHLPEDKRFEHLTAFAMIRRHYNRSFSTADVVLGGGGDTGVDSIAIIVNNRLVTDADTVHELAEQNDYIEPTFIFVQAERSSSFDGQKIGNISFGIVDFFSKSPKIPRSVEVSNLSAITDVIIGEYAAILKPPRCHVYYVTTGQWVNDPHLVARRDAAIQDIKNLSIFENPDIFCMGATELHGAYRRTKSPISRTFLFDRRVEIPATAGVTQAAIGFLPFAEFEKLLLDESGTEMLTSIFEDNIRDWQGYKTVNSGIRETLLSEAKSNFVLMNNGITIITRNLNRVGDIFTISDYQIVNGCQTSNVLFEQRKNIDNSVTIPVRLIHTSEENIKELITTATNSQTEIKPEQFASSKNFARGLEQFFLTFPDDRKLYYERRDGQYDRGSEPKIRIIDIATVLRSFAAIWMEIPHTATKNYKSIREEIGEKVFADGHKYVAYYYAAYAYFLLEGHFRAKTIDPKYKSARFHILMTVNLMLDSTYPQRPNSKDLETRSNKALEALWDTEKADALFAGAVAIIDEVTEGNLDRDHVRTEAITHAIITRFRAQVSRAPADAAAKAAPS, encoded by the coding sequence TTGGATCGTATTACCGAAGCCTTGCTGGCCGGATTCTCAAAAGAACATTCCCTAGAACATTTGCCTGAAGACAAGCGCTTTGAACATCTTACTGCGTTCGCGATGATTCGTCGTCACTACAATAGATCATTTTCAACTGCAGATGTTGTACTCGGCGGTGGCGGCGATACTGGTGTCGATTCAATTGCAATAATTGTCAACAACCGCCTCGTCACCGACGCTGATACTGTACACGAACTAGCCGAACAAAATGATTATATAGAACCAACCTTTATTTTTGTTCAAGCAGAGCGAAGCTCATCTTTTGATGGTCAAAAAATCGGAAATATCTCCTTCGGCATTGTGGACTTTTTCAGCAAATCCCCCAAAATTCCTCGATCAGTTGAGGTAAGCAATTTGTCTGCGATCACCGACGTCATCATCGGGGAGTACGCGGCTATCCTTAAGCCTCCCCGGTGTCATGTTTACTATGTCACCACCGGGCAATGGGTGAATGATCCTCACCTAGTAGCACGCAGGGACGCAGCGATCCAAGACATCAAGAATTTGTCGATTTTTGAGAATCCCGACATTTTTTGCATGGGAGCCACTGAGCTACATGGCGCTTATCGCCGTACAAAAAGTCCGATCAGTCGAACATTCCTTTTTGACCGGCGGGTCGAAATCCCCGCCACGGCGGGAGTAACTCAAGCAGCGATCGGTTTTCTTCCATTCGCTGAGTTTGAGAAATTACTATTGGACGAGAGCGGCACTGAGATGCTGACCAGTATATTCGAGGACAACATCCGAGATTGGCAAGGGTACAAGACCGTAAATTCAGGAATACGTGAAACCTTGCTTTCAGAAGCAAAATCGAATTTTGTTCTCATGAACAATGGGATCACTATTATCACGCGCAACTTAAACAGAGTTGGCGATATATTCACGATTTCTGACTATCAAATTGTAAACGGATGCCAAACGAGTAACGTACTTTTTGAACAGAGAAAAAATATCGATAATAGCGTTACAATTCCCGTGAGATTAATTCATACTTCTGAAGAAAATATTAAAGAACTAATTACAACCGCTACAAATAGTCAGACTGAAATAAAGCCAGAGCAGTTCGCTTCCAGTAAAAATTTTGCTCGTGGATTAGAGCAGTTTTTTCTTACTTTTCCTGACGACCGAAAACTTTATTACGAGCGGCGGGACGGTCAGTATGACCGAGGCTCAGAACCTAAAATCCGTATAATCGATATCGCTACGGTGCTGCGGAGTTTTGCAGCGATCTGGATGGAAATACCTCATACCGCCACCAAAAATTATAAGTCGATCCGGGAGGAAATCGGGGAGAAAGTTTTCGCCGATGGGCATAAGTATGTAGCATATTATTATGCTGCGTATGCTTATTTCCTTTTGGAAGGGCACTTCCGCGCGAAGACTATCGATCCGAAATACAAGTCCGCTCGCTTCCATATTCTCATGACCGTAAACCTTATGTTGGATAGCACATATCCACAACGCCCAAACTCGAAGGATCTCGAAACCCGATCGAACAAGGCACTGGAAGCTTTATGGGACACGGAAAAGGCAGACGCCCTGTTTGCGGGTGCCGTCGCAATTATAGATGAGGTCACGGAAGGGAATCTCGATCGTGATCACGTTCGCACAGAGGCAATCACCCATGCGATTATTACGCGATTTCGTGCGCAAGTATCGCGCGCGCCTGCCGACGCCGCCGCGAAAGCAGCGCCTTCCTAA
- a CDS encoding UPF0149 family protein, whose translation MGGYLDELDDLLINQFDQGMLLSELDGFLTGIIVSPDMVPPSAWLKQVWGPDTPKFDTPEELQRFFDLVMRHYNEILASLDEPDGFAPILEVDTRSNETLWELWIEGFSKAMKIAPRGWNRVRASDDEGPKSAIAGISELAAFADGRHQLTEEEEDRWDRETPDLIPIWVQMLHEWRLDNDQHRPTSATGGKLGRNDPCPCGSGKKYKKCCGLN comes from the coding sequence ATGGGCGGCTACCTAGACGAACTCGACGACCTGCTGATCAACCAGTTCGACCAAGGCATGCTGCTGTCGGAGTTAGACGGCTTTCTGACTGGCATCATCGTCAGCCCCGACATGGTGCCACCTTCGGCTTGGTTGAAACAGGTGTGGGGACCGGACACGCCAAAATTCGACACACCAGAGGAATTGCAGCGCTTTTTCGACCTTGTGATGCGGCATTATAATGAGATTCTCGCCAGCCTTGACGAGCCGGACGGGTTTGCGCCGATCCTGGAAGTCGACACCAGAAGCAATGAAACGCTTTGGGAACTGTGGATTGAAGGCTTCTCCAAGGCCATGAAGATTGCCCCTCGCGGCTGGAACCGCGTGCGGGCAAGCGATGACGAAGGGCCGAAGTCAGCAATCGCGGGTATCTCTGAGCTAGCGGCGTTCGCGGACGGCCGACATCAGCTAACCGAGGAGGAAGAGGATCGCTGGGATCGGGAAACCCCTGACCTCATCCCCATCTGGGTCCAGATGCTCCATGAATGGCGCTTGGATAACGATCAGCACCGACCAACGTCCGCCACGGGCGGAAAGCTCGGCCGCAACGATCCATGCCCCTGTGGATCTGGCAAGAAATACAAGAAGTGCTGCGGTTTGAACTGA
- a CDS encoding surface-adhesin E family protein, whose amino-acid sequence MFKKVMLTCIGLGAIASPAHAEWVSIGSATNGTEWFMDWNRIKTVGNKKQAWIQLNHSRNRSVSWRQTLQLVSFDCSAAKYRTLSIIAYDAYGKVVSSENYNDYSYGVGYDPLVPESMAESASQVACAFGQE is encoded by the coding sequence ATGTTTAAGAAGGTCATGCTTACCTGCATCGGATTGGGGGCGATTGCTTCACCGGCACACGCGGAATGGGTGAGCATCGGCTCAGCGACGAACGGAACCGAATGGTTCATGGATTGGAACAGAATTAAAACGGTAGGCAACAAAAAGCAGGCGTGGATACAGTTAAATCACTCTCGAAATCGGTCCGTTTCATGGCGACAAACGTTACAATTGGTTAGCTTCGATTGCTCTGCTGCAAAGTATAGGACTCTTTCCATCATCGCCTACGATGCATATGGAAAAGTTGTTTCTAGCGAAAATTACAACGATTATAGTTACGGCGTCGGGTACGATCCTCTCGTTCCAGAAAGCATGGCCGAGTCAGCATCGCAGGTCGCTTGCGCCTTTGGTCAGGAATAA
- a CDS encoding excalibur calcium-binding domain-containing protein encodes MALAHPGGLNAEGCHNNRKTGDYHCHRASVAPVRRQALIGGGGAFPNCSAARAAGAAPVRVGDPGYGRHLDRDGDGVGCE; translated from the coding sequence ATGGCCCTAGCCCATCCGGGCGGCCTGAATGCTGAGGGCTGCCACAACAACCGAAAGACGGGAGACTATCACTGTCACCGCGCCTCAGTTGCGCCGGTTCGCAGACAAGCATTGATAGGTGGCGGTGGGGCATTCCCGAATTGCTCTGCTGCACGTGCGGCTGGCGCTGCTCCGGTGAGGGTTGGTGACCCCGGCTATGGTCGCCACTTGGATCGCGACGGCGATGGTGTAGGATGTGAGTGA
- a CDS encoding DUF5818 domain-containing protein: MHRPTRHELTGILLENGMYPVLRMPDGGKWRLEVLKRHKHLFGTRVKVTGTRDGFDLLAVDRIEPA; the protein is encoded by the coding sequence ATGCATCGGCCCACGCGACATGAACTGACCGGGATTCTTCTGGAGAATGGAATGTATCCCGTCCTGCGAATGCCCGATGGCGGAAAATGGCGTCTGGAAGTCCTGAAACGCCACAAGCATCTGTTCGGCACTCGCGTAAAAGTGACCGGCACCAGAGATGGGTTCGACCTCCTGGCCGTCGATCGCATTGAACCGGCGTGA
- a CDS encoding DUF6961 family protein, which yields MTRDQELWGMASMVLRQYGEQAPLKAAERIGELAAAGEAGGVQLWGEVAFRMNALITPTIKNRWSGDRSWGSGCSRFG from the coding sequence GTGACGCGCGATCAGGAGCTTTGGGGCATGGCTTCGATGGTCCTGCGGCAATATGGCGAACAGGCTCCCTTGAAGGCCGCTGAGCGCATCGGCGAACTGGCAGCAGCGGGTGAGGCAGGCGGGGTCCAGCTGTGGGGTGAGGTCGCATTTCGGATGAACGCGCTGATTACCCCGACGATAAAGAATAGGTGGTCCGGCGATCGATCGTGGGGAAGTGGCTGCTCGAGGTTCGGATAG
- a CDS encoding SOS response-associated peptidase: MCNLYKARSSADELARLFGAQRDPADQIAVEKDYASPGKPGYVVREQDGQRMLSTMSWGFPFQGRPVTNVRNYTSPFWKSALANPSRRCLVPVTEFQEWSVEPMPETGKKKPFWFRVPSQQVFAFAGIWRPTEGVPVYSFLTCGFDGDPSTHVVGAIHPKACPVILHAEDYDRWLRADLDDALSLACAYPSQLMAVGDD; encoded by the coding sequence ATGTGCAACCTCTACAAGGCCCGGAGCAGCGCCGATGAGCTTGCTCGCCTGTTCGGCGCGCAGCGGGATCCGGCTGACCAGATCGCCGTCGAGAAGGACTATGCCTCCCCCGGCAAGCCCGGCTATGTCGTGCGGGAACAAGATGGTCAGCGCATGTTGTCAACGATGAGCTGGGGCTTTCCATTTCAGGGACGGCCAGTCACCAACGTTCGCAACTATACCAGCCCGTTCTGGAAATCTGCACTTGCGAACCCTTCCCGCCGTTGCCTTGTGCCGGTAACGGAGTTTCAGGAATGGTCGGTCGAACCGATGCCGGAGACAGGCAAGAAGAAGCCATTCTGGTTTCGGGTTCCAAGTCAGCAGGTCTTTGCCTTCGCCGGGATATGGCGGCCCACGGAGGGTGTGCCAGTCTATTCTTTCCTGACCTGTGGCTTTGACGGCGATCCTTCTACGCACGTCGTCGGTGCCATCCACCCCAAGGCCTGTCCTGTCATCCTCCACGCGGAAGATTATGACCGCTGGCTGCGTGCTGATCTTGACGATGCTCTCTCGCTCGCCTGTGCTTACCCCAGCCAGCTGATGGCAGTCGGTGACGACTGA
- a CDS encoding IS110 family transposase, with translation MSIVILGVDLGKNACSVVGVDAAGAVIVRKSMRRQTLIDYVTKLPACVIAMEACCGAHHLGRLFAAQGHEIRLMSPEYVRPYVKAQKNDDRDAEGIAEAASRPTMRFVELKTQEQLDIQTLHRVRSRLVAERTNLINQLRAILLERGTIFPAGRRKLELGIDAMLAAEDTTLSPRLKQLVGELRAEWHELDTKVEALNGEFVELARNDAAARRLTSIPGIGTLNATALIAAVGDASSFAKARDLGAWLGLVPRQHTTGGKPRLLGISKRGNTYLRTLLIHGARAALPSLARSETPLGRWLTGMIERGVHRNAIVVALANKLARIAWAALRKEVSFERGYPAAA, from the coding sequence ATGTCTATTGTGATCCTTGGCGTTGATTTGGGCAAGAATGCCTGCAGTGTCGTAGGCGTTGATGCAGCAGGCGCTGTCATCGTGCGTAAGTCGATGCGCCGACAGACACTTATCGATTACGTGACCAAGCTTCCGGCTTGCGTGATTGCAATGGAGGCGTGCTGTGGTGCCCACCACCTTGGTCGACTTTTCGCCGCGCAGGGGCACGAAATCAGATTGATGTCGCCGGAGTACGTGCGCCCGTATGTTAAAGCGCAGAAGAATGATGATCGTGATGCGGAGGGGATTGCCGAGGCCGCCTCGCGCCCGACGATGCGCTTCGTCGAACTCAAGACTCAGGAGCAGTTGGACATCCAGACCCTCCACCGCGTCAGGTCCCGCCTGGTAGCCGAGCGCACAAACCTCATCAACCAACTGCGGGCGATCCTGCTGGAGCGGGGGACCATTTTCCCGGCCGGACGGCGCAAGCTGGAGCTGGGCATTGATGCCATGCTGGCCGCCGAAGATACGACCCTATCACCACGCTTGAAGCAACTGGTGGGTGAACTGCGTGCCGAATGGCACGAACTTGATACCAAGGTCGAGGCACTGAACGGCGAGTTTGTCGAACTGGCTCGCAATGATGCAGCTGCCCGGCGGCTCACGTCCATCCCCGGCATCGGTACATTGAACGCAACCGCTTTGATTGCAGCCGTGGGCGATGCCAGCAGCTTTGCCAAAGCGCGAGACTTGGGTGCCTGGCTCGGCCTGGTACCCAGGCAACATACTACCGGCGGCAAGCCCCGGCTGCTCGGCATCTCCAAGCGTGGCAACACCTATTTGCGCACTTTGCTCATCCATGGCGCCCGGGCAGCATTACCGTCACTGGCGCGCAGCGAAACCCCGCTGGGACGTTGGTTAACAGGAATGATCGAGCGAGGAGTTCATCGCAACGCAATCGTCGTCGCATTGGCGAATAAACTGGCGCGGATCGCTTGGGCAGCCCTCCGCAAAGAAGTGAGCTTCGAACGCGGCTATCCAGCAGCGGCATAA
- a CDS encoding tyrosine-type recombinase/integrase codes for MRAKKTYKLDAAFCRDAECMKERGHTDYYDSAITGFVLETRPSGGKTFWLRYKNADGEQKAIRIAPYGDITVDQARKEAQRLRSIVVLGGDPAAERDEKRAVPPYSVLAEQHLEHAKLHARSFTTIDGYMRRHILPRWGKAKLTSIKQQEVAKWLAEKEQEGLAPATVEKIRMIFGRSFELAKQWGMPGSDKNPVRGVPRKPFQNARERFINAAEVKRLMNAAEASLNPQLKHIIGLLLLTGARVSELLHAEWRHVDLERRVWLIPMSKTGKSRHVPLSQPALDILQAVPRFDKCPYVLPNPETKKPFVTIKHAWQTARKEAVLPDLRIHDLRHSAASFMINAGIDLFAVGRVLGHADHKSTMRYSHLAHDTLLAAVEAGAKKMRGSPRL; via the coding sequence ATGCGTGCGAAAAAGACCTACAAACTGGATGCTGCTTTCTGCCGTGATGCGGAATGCATGAAAGAGCGGGGCCATACGGATTATTATGATTCCGCTATCACCGGCTTCGTTCTTGAAACGCGGCCATCCGGCGGGAAGACGTTTTGGCTCCGCTATAAGAACGCCGACGGAGAGCAGAAAGCGATACGGATCGCTCCCTACGGTGACATAACCGTGGATCAGGCCCGGAAGGAAGCCCAGCGACTTCGTTCGATAGTCGTGCTTGGCGGAGACCCGGCTGCGGAGCGCGACGAGAAGAGGGCGGTCCCGCCCTATTCGGTGCTGGCTGAACAGCATTTGGAGCATGCCAAGCTTCATGCCCGCAGCTTCACCACGATCGACGGGTATATGCGTCGGCACATCCTTCCCCGTTGGGGCAAGGCCAAGCTCACCAGCATCAAGCAGCAGGAGGTGGCGAAATGGCTTGCGGAGAAGGAGCAAGAAGGCCTTGCCCCCGCCACGGTCGAGAAAATCCGCATGATCTTCGGCCGGTCCTTCGAACTGGCGAAGCAGTGGGGCATGCCCGGCAGCGACAAGAACCCGGTCAGGGGCGTCCCGCGCAAGCCCTTCCAGAACGCCCGTGAGCGGTTCATAAATGCCGCTGAGGTCAAGCGCCTGATGAATGCGGCGGAGGCTTCTCTAAATCCGCAGCTGAAGCATATCATTGGGCTGCTGTTGCTGACCGGCGCACGGGTGTCGGAATTGCTGCATGCGGAATGGCGGCATGTCGATCTGGAGCGGCGGGTGTGGCTGATCCCCATGTCCAAGACCGGCAAGTCTCGGCACGTGCCTTTGTCCCAGCCCGCGCTGGATATTTTGCAAGCGGTGCCCCGGTTCGATAAGTGCCCCTACGTACTGCCGAACCCGGAAACGAAGAAGCCGTTCGTGACCATCAAGCATGCATGGCAGACGGCGCGTAAAGAGGCCGTGCTGCCTGACCTGAGGATTCATGATCTTCGCCACAGTGCGGCTAGTTTCATGATCAACGCGGGCATCGACCTGTTCGCCGTGGGACGGGTGCTCGGTCATGCCGATCACAAGAGCACGATGCGGTACAGCCACCTTGCCCACGACACGCTGCTGGCGGCTGTGGAAGCCGGTGCGAAGAAAATGCGGGGTTCGCCGCGCCTTTAA
- a CDS encoding VapE domain-containing protein, with protein sequence MNEVKKSAPQLNAAQRKSSPEPKEIIPEPRKVLTFPDEQLREGSVPCTIANVGALLDGHGIDVKYDMMKKEVVVRIPGHKGTTDNVAETSLAHVMSLATSYGMSTANVALYMDTIADANAYHPFADWIKGKAWDGIDRLGEICATIEVADDYPEPLRDELIRRWLLSVVAAVLLPNGFHGRGVLTLQGAQGIGKTSWLRRLINDPHLRDAAIKVDHHLDPSNKDSVLGAIRHAIVELGEVDSSFKKDIARLKGFITADKDKVRRPYARREAEYARRTVFMASVNEANFLVDSTGNTRWWTIRAKRINYMHDIDMQQVFAQLAVALEGGAEWWLDSVLEHALEQENQQHRMASVVEDLMMSAIDAEADEEARQKARAFTASGALIAIGIERPTNAQAREAGTILRRLFGEPKRINGREKWRVPFLGEEGVHPLPDDVADRPNRKPIF encoded by the coding sequence ATGAATGAAGTGAAGAAGTCAGCGCCGCAGCTGAATGCAGCACAGCGCAAATCAAGTCCCGAACCAAAGGAAATTATCCCAGAACCACGGAAAGTTCTGACCTTTCCCGATGAGCAGCTCAGGGAAGGCAGTGTTCCCTGCACCATTGCAAATGTTGGTGCGCTGCTCGACGGCCATGGTATCGACGTCAAATATGACATGATGAAAAAGGAAGTCGTGGTTCGTATCCCAGGTCACAAGGGAACAACCGACAACGTCGCCGAAACATCACTGGCGCATGTCATGAGCTTGGCGACAAGCTATGGCATGTCCACCGCCAATGTGGCCCTGTACATGGACACCATTGCCGACGCGAATGCATATCATCCCTTTGCCGACTGGATAAAGGGCAAGGCATGGGACGGTATTGATCGCCTCGGCGAAATTTGCGCCACGATCGAGGTTGCCGACGACTACCCTGAACCTCTCCGCGATGAACTGATCCGCAGATGGCTGCTAAGCGTCGTCGCGGCTGTCCTTCTGCCGAACGGCTTTCACGGAAGGGGTGTCCTGACCCTCCAAGGCGCCCAAGGCATCGGCAAAACCAGCTGGCTGCGCCGCCTCATCAATGATCCGCACCTGCGCGATGCAGCCATCAAGGTGGATCACCATCTCGACCCCAGCAACAAGGATTCAGTCCTTGGTGCGATTAGACACGCAATTGTTGAACTGGGTGAAGTCGATTCATCGTTCAAGAAAGATATTGCTCGCCTGAAGGGCTTTATCACCGCCGACAAGGACAAGGTTCGCAGGCCTTACGCGAGACGCGAAGCTGAATATGCTCGTCGGACGGTGTTCATGGCGAGCGTCAACGAGGCCAACTTCCTTGTTGATTCGACCGGCAATACGCGCTGGTGGACGATCCGGGCGAAGCGGATCAACTACATGCATGACATCGACATGCAGCAGGTGTTCGCTCAGCTTGCCGTCGCCCTGGAGGGCGGCGCTGAGTGGTGGCTGGATAGCGTTCTTGAGCATGCGCTGGAACAGGAGAACCAGCAGCATCGCATGGCCAGTGTGGTCGAAGACCTCATGATGAGCGCGATCGATGCAGAGGCCGATGAGGAAGCCCGGCAGAAAGCCCGTGCCTTCACGGCGTCAGGCGCGCTGATCGCGATCGGGATTGAACGTCCGACCAATGCGCAGGCCAGGGAAGCGGGAACGATCCTTCGGCGACTGTTCGGGGAACCGAAGAGGATCAACGGCAGGGAGAAATGGCGCGTCCCGTTCCTTGGTGAAGAGGGCGTTCATCCTCTTCCAGATGACGTAGCGGATCGCCCAAACCGCAAGCCCATTTTCTAA
- a CDS encoding DUF4352 domain-containing protein: MKKIVPLLCLAVLSACDQAPTQQLDNPGTVISDVPPAKPLAIGQTGQAEGVDLTLNSVKVTNQIGMAGVGPKLGEGETYVVANYHLKNTSKEPLSIFEWPKLNLVDAGGASYVADDTATAMAAAMATAESSISTDLNPGVGTKWVMVWKIAKNGFDKATWKIVADTSPQHIFALK; encoded by the coding sequence ATGAAGAAGATCGTGCCTTTATTGTGTCTGGCGGTCCTGTCTGCGTGCGACCAAGCCCCAACGCAACAACTCGACAACCCCGGGACCGTGATCAGTGACGTGCCTCCCGCCAAACCGTTGGCCATTGGTCAAACCGGCCAAGCCGAGGGCGTGGACCTGACGCTCAATTCCGTGAAGGTCACCAACCAAATCGGTATGGCTGGCGTCGGTCCCAAGTTGGGTGAGGGCGAAACCTATGTGGTCGCCAACTATCATCTGAAGAACACATCAAAGGAGCCGCTTAGCATATTCGAGTGGCCGAAACTGAATCTGGTTGACGCTGGAGGCGCAAGCTACGTGGCAGATGACACGGCAACAGCAATGGCAGCCGCAATGGCAACAGCAGAGTCGTCCATTTCCACTGATCTCAATCCCGGCGTCGGAACGAAGTGGGTCATGGTCTGGAAGATCGCAAAGAATGGCTTCGACAAGGCGACATGGAAGATCGTGGCCGACACCAGCCCGCAGCACATCTTTGCGCTCAAATGA
- a CDS encoding PH domain-containing protein — translation MIDFKSGAIFKLKANEEYRHTVDRLLVQGETVVGSFKGIRDGVVFTDKRIIAVNVQGITGKKRDFSSLPYSKVVAFSVETAGTFDLDAELELWFSGLGKVKFEFTGQTDIAEISRLIAGFVL, via the coding sequence ATGATTGATTTCAAGAGCGGTGCGATTTTCAAATTGAAGGCGAATGAAGAATATCGGCACACTGTAGATAGGCTTTTGGTTCAGGGCGAAACGGTCGTCGGTTCGTTCAAAGGAATTCGTGATGGTGTCGTGTTCACCGACAAGCGCATCATCGCGGTCAATGTGCAGGGCATAACCGGCAAGAAACGGGATTTTTCATCCCTTCCGTACAGCAAGGTTGTCGCCTTCTCCGTCGAAACAGCAGGCACCTTCGACCTCGACGCCGAGTTGGAACTTTGGTTTTCTGGCCTTGGTAAGGTGAAGTTCGAATTCACTGGTCAGACCGACATAGCCGAGATTTCTCGCCTGATCGCAGGCTTCGTTCTTTGA
- a CDS encoding HNH endonuclease gives MTKLQKIRQNQVKAQAGCCYYCEQPMWLENVTRFAKKYRLSAKRAAFLRATAEHLIARSEGGKDREANIVAACHYCNWQRHRAQTALEPAEFMKRVRIRLAHGRWHGLQLRGPSFNSAES, from the coding sequence ATGACCAAGCTGCAAAAAATTCGACAGAACCAAGTCAAGGCTCAGGCTGGCTGCTGCTATTATTGTGAGCAACCGATGTGGCTGGAGAATGTCACCCGATTTGCCAAGAAATATCGCCTTTCAGCCAAGCGGGCCGCCTTCCTTCGCGCCACTGCTGAACACCTCATCGCACGGTCGGAAGGCGGAAAAGATAGGGAGGCAAACATCGTTGCCGCCTGCCACTACTGCAACTGGCAACGGCATCGTGCGCAGACGGCCTTGGAGCCTGCCGAATTCATGAAGCGCGTCCGAATTCGGCTGGCGCATGGACGATGGCACGGCTTACAACTGCGCGGTCCTTCCTTCAATTCCGCCGAATCATGA